One window of Mycoplasma cottewii genomic DNA carries:
- a CDS encoding ABC transporter ATP-binding protein — MENKNKINDRDFINITQSEEFEPGVKGLKQKLKLQKKLTSKYSKEILDNGLVVTTQNHVPNLDKHIIELKNVKKSYITGDLETPVLKGIDVKLDKSDFIVILGPSGSGKTTFLNIISGLDKATEGDVFILGSNLTLLKDSHMTKFRRRNVGFVFQQYNLLTNLTSKENAEVGENLAKNKGGMSIEEIFETIGMKEQMNKYPHQMSGGQQQRVSIARALAKNPDILFADEPTGALDEEMGRKVLEILVKVNREYKTTIIVVTHNPNIAKIANTVIHIRNGVIDSLEHNANPADPQTIDWS, encoded by the coding sequence ATGGAAAATAAAAATAAAATAAATGATCGTGATTTTATTAACATTACACAATCAGAAGAGTTTGAACCAGGTGTTAAAGGTTTAAAACAAAAACTAAAACTTCAAAAGAAATTAACAAGCAAATATTCAAAAGAAATTTTGGATAACGGTCTTGTTGTGACAACTCAAAATCATGTTCCTAATTTAGATAAACACATTATTGAGTTAAAAAATGTTAAAAAATCTTATATTACAGGAGATCTAGAAACTCCAGTATTAAAAGGTATTGATGTTAAATTAGATAAATCAGATTTTATTGTTATTTTAGGACCATCAGGATCAGGAAAAACTACATTCTTAAACATAATTTCAGGGCTAGATAAAGCAACTGAAGGTGACGTGTTTATTCTTGGATCTAACTTAACATTGTTAAAAGATTCTCACATGACTAAATTCAGAAGAAGAAATGTTGGATTCGTTTTCCAACAATATAATTTGCTAACAAACTTAACTTCTAAAGAAAACGCTGAAGTTGGAGAAAACTTAGCAAAAAACAAAGGTGGAATGTCAATCGAAGAAATCTTTGAAACAATCGGTATGAAAGAACAAATGAATAAATACCCTCACCAAATGTCAGGGGGACAACAACAACGTGTTTCTATTGCCAGAGCATTAGCTAAAAACCCTGATATTCTATTTGCCGATGAGCCAACTGGGGCGTTAGATGAAGAAATGGGACGTAAAGTTCTTGAAATTCTAGTTAAAGTTAACAGAGAATACAAAACAACAATTATTGTTGTTACTCACAACCCTAACATCGCTAAAATTGCTAATACTGTTATTCATATCAGAAACGGTGTTATCGATAGTTTAGAACACAATGCTAATCCAGCAGATCCACAAACAATTGATTGATCATAA
- a CDS encoding DNA polymerase III subunit delta gives MKKEQIIKRLKKMVDDHNFFSNTILNSNDNQISMDIVSEIISYMFCCNSNHLDFDQVKKQILENKNIDVLQIGDGHSAITNQQVHDLIEKMSMSSIGEQNIKFFIIKNAENLKNTSANSILKFLEEPPVNTYGFLLTNNYSEIITTILSRCQLVNIDNEQKIDEQLNVFEELLIKKNKEEILLFGSKLKSMSRNDQIKLISDAYHKTIVHKFFNCIEPTLEVLDDLKFLPITNISIDNYLIRIVEEI, from the coding sequence ATGAAAAAAGAACAAATAATAAAAAGATTAAAAAAAATGGTTGATGATCACAACTTTTTTTCTAATACTATATTGAATAGTAATGATAATCAAATAAGTATGGATATAGTAAGTGAAATTATCTCTTATATGTTTTGTTGTAATTCAAATCATTTAGATTTTGATCAAGTAAAAAAACAAATATTAGAGAATAAAAATATTGATGTTTTACAAATTGGAGATGGTCATAGTGCCATTACTAATCAACAAGTTCATGATCTAATAGAAAAAATGAGTATGTCATCAATTGGTGAACAAAATATTAAATTCTTTATAATAAAAAATGCAGAAAACTTAAAAAATACTTCAGCTAACTCAATATTAAAATTTTTAGAAGAACCTCCAGTTAACACTTATGGATTTTTATTAACAAATAATTACAGTGAAATAATCACTACCATTTTATCTAGATGTCAATTAGTTAATATCGATAATGAACAAAAAATAGATGAACAATTAAATGTTTTTGAAGAATTATTAATCAAAAAAAATAAAGAAGAAATTCTATTATTTGGATCAAAATTAAAATCAATGAGTAGAAATGATCAGATCAAATTAATAAGTGATGCTTATCATAAAACTATAGTTCATAAATTTTTTAACTGTATTGAACCAACTTTAGAAGTTTTAGATGATTTAAAATTTTTACCAATCACAAATATATCTATTGATAATTATTTAATTAGAATTGTTGAGGAAATATAA
- a CDS encoding MurR/RpiR family transcriptional regulator encodes MNVTNVIFRLKELAKEPETNIGLTSKTILDNMQLVANFNISKVAQITYTSPATITRFCQKYLNLSGFSELQTLIRVYLSEEELNSDPKKHTKKNEFNYDEITSAINLTDSLIDMDEVDKIVEAIFKTKTVCIVSQDSSISYIASDLYEKMSLIGIPPIVIKQQETLEYYSKISDENWLFIVISHFGENIMVKKMIEQIHKNGSFVALVSMNNTSAFSKVADCWIKYAPTDQDPLQRIKYSSMFSLLYVTQVLFTSIVKKDKKRFEKISKILKIN; translated from the coding sequence ATGAATGTAACAAATGTTATTTTTAGATTAAAAGAATTAGCAAAAGAACCAGAAACTAATATTGGATTAACAAGTAAAACAATTTTAGATAATATGCAATTAGTTGCTAATTTTAATATTTCTAAAGTTGCTCAAATTACTTATACTTCTCCTGCTACTATTACTAGATTTTGTCAAAAGTATCTAAATTTATCAGGATTTAGTGAACTTCAAACTCTTATAAGAGTTTATTTGAGTGAAGAAGAATTAAATTCAGATCCTAAAAAACACACTAAGAAAAATGAATTTAACTATGATGAAATAACTAGTGCAATTAACTTAACTGATAGTTTAATTGACATGGACGAAGTTGATAAAATCGTTGAAGCAATTTTTAAAACAAAAACTGTATGTATCGTTTCTCAAGATTCAAGCATAAGTTATATTGCAAGTGACTTATATGAAAAAATGAGTTTAATAGGAATACCCCCAATTGTTATTAAACAACAAGAAACATTAGAATATTATTCAAAAATATCTGATGAAAACTGACTTTTTATTGTGATTTCTCATTTTGGAGAAAACATTATGGTTAAAAAAATGATAGAACAAATTCATAAAAATGGTTCATTCGTAGCGTTAGTTTCTATGAATAACACAAGTGCGTTTTCTAAAGTTGCTGATTGTTGAATTAAATATGCTCCAACAGATCAAGATCCTCTTCAAAGAATTAAATATTCATCTATGTTTTCACTGTTATATGTAACACAAGTGTTGTTTACAAGTATAGTTAAAAAAGACAAAAAACGTTTTGAAAAAATCTCAAAAATTCTAAAAATAAACTAG
- a CDS encoding tRNA1(Val) (adenine(37)-N6)-methyltransferase — translation MKVLNDLLGYKNRKLYQHNKMFNFTLDSILVARFANLTSKRKMIADFGTNNAVIPLVLSKYTNAKIVGVEIQQQAVEIARENLELNNLNNQIEIVCSDIKEFAKTHNQVFDLIVCNPPFFKMDGKPKLKEISQEVVNARHEVLITLEEIIYCASKCLKNKGNFTIVHRAERTGEIINLFYKYNIYPKRLMLVQSKADQEAKTVLIDGIYQGNEGMQILPTLVTHNSDETYTDELLKYFHD, via the coding sequence ATGAAAGTATTAAATGACTTACTTGGTTATAAAAATAGAAAATTATATCAACATAATAAAATGTTTAACTTTACTTTAGACAGTATTTTAGTAGCTAGGTTTGCAAATTTAACAAGTAAAAGAAAAATGATAGCGGATTTTGGAACTAATAATGCAGTCATTCCTTTAGTTTTAAGTAAATACACTAATGCTAAAATCGTTGGAGTTGAGATTCAACAACAAGCTGTTGAAATAGCAAGAGAAAATCTTGAGTTAAATAATTTAAACAATCAAATAGAGATAGTTTGTTCAGATATAAAAGAATTTGCAAAAACTCATAATCAAGTTTTTGATTTAATAGTTTGCAATCCACCGTTTTTTAAAATGGATGGTAAACCTAAATTAAAAGAAATTTCACAAGAAGTTGTAAATGCTAGACACGAAGTTTTAATAACATTAGAAGAAATCATTTATTGTGCAAGTAAATGTTTAAAAAATAAAGGTAATTTTACAATAGTTCACCGTGCTGAAAGAACTGGAGAAATTATTAATTTATTTTACAAATATAATATATATCCAAAAAGATTGATGCTTGTACAATCAAAAGCTGATCAAGAAGCAAAAACTGTTTTAATTGATGGAATATATCAAGGAAATGAAGGTATGCAAATACTACCAACTTTAGTCACTCACAATAGCGATGAAACATATACAGATGAATTGTTAAAATACTTTCATGATTAG
- the ftsH gene encoding ATP-dependent zinc metalloprotease FtsH, which produces MDKKKRKPSLWFWVILILAVILIFTIVSTTAAGTTQSLTLDQLYEKAQSGKVDNITLQKYIYGTDIISGWYQSESGWIKFVVNTSDLAINSITDQNFKNLILNSNTIVYNNTSIASFISSLLPMFILILFYIGLFYFMFKGGAAGGAAGANGLFGMGKNKARKEKSKVKFSDVAGIEEEKGELVELVDYLKQPAKYASAGARAPKGVLMEGPPGTGKTLLAKAVAGEAGVSFFSIAGSEFEEMFVGVGASRVREMFNEAKKSAPAIIFIDEIDAVGRKRNAGIGTGTNEQTLNQLLVEMDGFETNSGIIVMAATNRVDVLDPALLRPGRFDRVIQVSLPDIKEREQILKLHARNKKVDSSVDWHRVAERTPGFSGAQLENVLNEAAILMVREGKSIISITEIDEAIDRVVGGPAKKSRAMTMHDKDIVSYHESGHALIGLKLESASKVQKVTIIPRGNAGGYTIMTPKDETLFSSKNDLYAMIAGYLGGRAAEEIKFGKDNVTTGAHDDFDKATAIAKRMVMQFGMSDLGITKLLTMADEAYGKTEGSYSEETAAKIDAEVARILDESYKLAIKIIKENMDTLELLAESLRVLETITAEQIDYINKNKKLPEAVLIEKERYAKEQEKIKEGKIIELDINDIKKEQEQEKAEEVSSEEVKKPRRKSSSTKTKKVDKESDDSKDDSKDDNKDKEKEE; this is translated from the coding sequence ATGGATAAGAAAAAAAGAAAACCTAGTTTATGGTTTTGAGTTATTCTGATACTAGCTGTTATTTTAATATTTACTATTGTTAGTACAACAGCAGCAGGAACTACCCAAAGTCTTACTCTAGATCAGTTGTATGAAAAAGCACAATCTGGAAAAGTTGATAACATTACATTACAAAAATATATATATGGAACTGACATAATAAGTGGATGATATCAATCAGAAAGTGGTTGAATAAAATTTGTTGTTAACACAAGTGATCTTGCTATTAATTCAATAACAGATCAAAACTTTAAAAACTTAATTTTAAATTCAAATACTATAGTTTATAACAATACATCAATTGCTTCATTCATATCATCATTATTACCAATGTTTATTCTAATTTTATTCTATATTGGTTTATTTTACTTTATGTTCAAAGGTGGTGCAGCTGGTGGTGCAGCTGGAGCTAACGGATTATTTGGAATGGGTAAAAATAAAGCAAGAAAAGAAAAATCAAAAGTTAAATTTAGTGATGTTGCAGGTATTGAAGAAGAAAAAGGTGAATTAGTTGAGTTAGTTGATTATTTAAAACAACCAGCTAAATATGCTTCAGCTGGAGCAAGAGCACCAAAAGGTGTTTTAATGGAAGGTCCACCAGGAACAGGTAAGACTTTACTTGCTAAAGCTGTTGCTGGAGAAGCAGGAGTTTCATTCTTCTCAATCGCAGGTTCTGAATTTGAAGAAATGTTTGTCGGAGTTGGTGCTAGTCGTGTTAGAGAAATGTTTAACGAAGCTAAAAAATCTGCTCCAGCGATCATCTTTATTGATGAAATTGATGCTGTAGGACGTAAACGTAATGCAGGAATCGGAACAGGAACAAATGAACAAACATTAAACCAATTGTTAGTTGAAATGGATGGATTTGAAACTAACTCAGGAATTATTGTTATGGCAGCAACTAACCGTGTTGACGTTTTAGATCCAGCCTTATTAAGACCAGGACGTTTTGATAGAGTTATTCAAGTATCTCTACCAGATATCAAAGAACGTGAACAAATCTTAAAATTACACGCAAGAAACAAAAAAGTTGATTCAAGTGTTGACTGACATAGAGTTGCTGAAAGAACACCAGGATTCTCAGGAGCACAACTTGAAAACGTTTTAAACGAAGCTGCTATTTTAATGGTTAGAGAAGGAAAATCAATTATCTCTATTACTGAAATTGATGAAGCTATTGATAGAGTTGTTGGAGGTCCTGCTAAAAAATCTCGTGCTATGACAATGCATGATAAAGATATTGTTTCATATCATGAATCAGGTCACGCTTTAATTGGATTAAAATTAGAAAGTGCTTCTAAAGTTCAAAAAGTTACAATTATTCCACGTGGTAATGCCGGTGGTTATACAATTATGACTCCTAAAGATGAAACGTTATTCTCATCTAAAAATGATTTATATGCAATGATCGCAGGTTACTTAGGTGGTCGTGCAGCTGAAGAAATCAAATTTGGAAAAGATAATGTTACAACAGGAGCTCATGATGACTTTGATAAAGCTACTGCTATAGCAAAAAGAATGGTAATGCAATTCGGTATGTCTGATTTAGGTATTACTAAATTATTAACAATGGCTGATGAAGCTTATGGTAAAACTGAAGGAAGTTATTCTGAAGAAACTGCAGCAAAAATTGATGCTGAAGTAGCTAGAATTTTAGATGAATCATATAAATTAGCTATTAAGATAATTAAAGAAAACATGGATACTTTAGAATTACTTGCTGAATCTCTAAGAGTACTAGAAACTATTACAGCTGAACAAATTGATTACATTAATAAAAACAAAAAATTACCTGAAGCAGTTTTAATTGAAAAAGAAAGATATGCTAAAGAACAAGAAAAAATTAAAGAAGGTAAAATTATTGAATTAGATATTAATGATATTAAAAAAGAACAAGAACAAGAAAAAGCTGAAGAAGTTTCTTCTGAAGAAGTAAAAAAACCTAGAAGAAAATCTAGTTCAACAAAAACAAAAAAAGTTGATAAAGAATCAGATGATTCTAAAGATGATTCTAAAGACGATAATAAAGATAAAGAAAAAGAGGAATAA